The sequence below is a genomic window from Dyadobacter chenwenxiniae.
AAAAACTGCGATAAAATGCCAATGCGCTGCTCAGAAGCATATAATGCATTGTAATTCTCATCCAAAAACTGATATTCGAACACATTGCCTTTGTGGAAATCCGCAAATGTCTGATTGATTCTGGCAATGGTCTGCGTTTCGGTTCCGGCCTGGATCTTCACCATAATGTTGGGCATTACCGGGTAAGTCTGGAAAAAGCACGGTTTCACTTTTTCGTATAGTGACTCAAAATTGAAATCTTTTACAACGCCCACAATTTGCCGCTGCTGATCCCAGAATTTCACCGTTTTACCGATTGGATCTTTAAGCTCCATGCTCTTAATAGCCGCCTCATTGAAGACGATCTCATTGCGGGAATTGTCACTCTGGGAGAAACTTCGCCCCGCTATTAGCTCCATTCCCGTTGTTTCAATGAAGTTATAGCCCACTTCCAGGTTGGCGAAATCAATGTTCTTACCTGGCTGTTTTCCCGGCCATTGAAAGTCTGAAACAGCACCGTGGCTTCCTGTCAGGTCGTGGTAATAACTGGATACATTGCTTACGCCCGGCAATTCTTTGAGTTGGCTGACAAACGCTTCGGATTTTTTCAAACTCGCAGAATCCATGCTCATCGGGATCTCAAAATGGATAATGTTATCCCGACTATAACCCAGATTTTTGCTCTGAATAAATTGGATCTGCCGGTAAACAACGAGCACAGAAACGATAAAAATAACCGAGATCGTAAATTGAAATACAACCAAACCTTTCCTTAACCAAAGCTCACTCACGGAGGTTTTGAATGCGCCTTTCAGAACCGAAATGGTATTGAAGCCCGACAGATAAAAAGCTGGGTAACTGCCTGCAATGAGGCCGGTTACCAATGTAATGATCAGCGCAGAGGCAATCATTTTTATATCAAAAACAAAGGCAATGTTCTTTCCTGTAATCTGATTAAACTGTGGCAGCAGGATAAAAACCAGCGCGATAGCAACAATCAATGCCAGAAATGCCATCATCACCGACTCGCCCAGATATTGTACAACCAACGATCTCCGCATGGCACCAATTGCCTTCTTGATCCCAACTTCCTTCATTCGTCCGGATGCTTTGGCCGTGGACAAATTCATGAAGTTGATGCACGCGATAATGAGGATAAATAATGCAATGACCGAAAAAAGCCGCACATACGTAATCCGTCCACCTGCCTGAACGCCGTTTT
It includes:
- a CDS encoding ABC transporter permease, yielding MIKNYFKIAWRNLLKEREFTVLNLIGLSTGLACTLLIYLWVNDELHVDKYNEKDDRMYQIMANHKSEEGLETIHHTAGPLAASLAAEFPEVENAVTVLPASWFSDKGTVTFNDTHLKTGGQFVGKDYFNVFTCPVVDGDPKSIFRDNQTIGISHALALKLFRSTDNVVGKSIKWEHGEFGGIYNIGLVFEGNPVNAIEHFDVLFNFDLYVAKRPGMKSWSNSDPSTYVILKQGADNDQFNAKIKKFLATKDKNIDITLLAVKFSDKYLHGHFENGVQAGGRITYVRLFSVIALFILIIACINFMNLSTAKASGRMKEVGIKKAIGAMRRSLVVQYLGESVMMAFLALIVAIALVFILLPQFNQITGKNIAFVFDIKMIASALIITLVTGLIAGSYPAFYLSGFNTISVLKGAFKTSVSELWLRKGLVVFQFTISVIFIVSVLVVYRQIQFIQSKNLGYSRDNIIHFEIPMSMDSASLKKSEAFVSQLKELPGVSNVSSYYHDLTGSHGAVSDFQWPGKQPGKNIDFANLEVGYNFIETTGMELIAGRSFSQSDNSRNEIVFNEAAIKSMELKDPIGKTVKFWDQQRQIVGVVKDFNFESLYEKVKPCFFQTYPVMPNIMVKIQAGTETQTIARINQTFADFHKGNVFEYQFLDENYNALYASEQRIGILSQFFAALAILISCLGLFGLAAFTAQRRQKEIGIRKVVGATIQDVAMLLSVDFLKLIVIAMVIAFPLIGWAMNRWLQEFAYHAEIDINVFLVSAISICTLALVTVGYQAIKAAVMDPVKSLKSE